The following proteins are co-located in the Agromyces laixinhei genome:
- a CDS encoding NAD-dependent protein deacetylase of SIR2 family: protein MNHPHEHQPLVDGTGSFDDALDWITTADRVLIGAGAGLSAAAGYDYGDRERFAQLFPALHRAGFNARYELIGYPLPPRLQWGFWAVHVDDIRLGDQPDPVYEDLRQIVGDRDHFVMSSNVDALFTRNGFDTDRVYTPQGDYALSQCLTPCTREVWDARPILRRALEGYDPETGATSEAAVPSCPNCGGPVTLNVFAGTWYINDHFQPQLAGLNNWLANATADGATTAIIEIGAGFNTPGVIRWPIDRITAHLPSARLIRINTDHPGVPAAVASRAASLTDGAADVLRRVATTERTPT from the coding sequence ATGAACCACCCCCACGAACACCAGCCGCTCGTCGACGGCACAGGCTCGTTCGATGACGCCCTCGACTGGATCACCACCGCAGACCGCGTGCTGATCGGCGCAGGGGCCGGGCTGTCCGCCGCCGCCGGCTACGACTACGGCGACCGAGAACGATTCGCGCAGTTGTTCCCCGCGCTGCACCGCGCCGGCTTCAACGCACGGTACGAACTCATCGGATACCCCCTCCCGCCACGGCTCCAGTGGGGATTCTGGGCCGTGCACGTCGACGACATCCGCCTCGGCGACCAACCCGACCCCGTGTACGAAGACCTGCGGCAGATCGTCGGCGACCGCGACCACTTCGTGATGTCCTCCAACGTCGACGCACTCTTCACCCGCAACGGGTTCGACACCGACCGGGTCTACACCCCGCAAGGCGACTACGCCCTCTCCCAGTGCCTCACGCCGTGCACCCGTGAAGTCTGGGATGCCCGCCCCATCCTTCGCCGCGCCCTCGAGGGGTACGACCCCGAGACGGGAGCCACATCCGAAGCGGCCGTGCCCTCCTGTCCGAACTGCGGCGGCCCCGTCACCCTCAACGTCTTCGCCGGAACCTGGTACATCAACGACCACTTCCAGCCGCAACTGGCCGGCCTCAACAACTGGTTGGCGAACGCGACGGCCGACGGCGCAACGACGGCGATCATCGAGATCGGTGCCGGCTTCAACACCCCCGGCGTCATCCGCTGGCCCATCGACCGCATCACTGCACACCTGCCAAGCGCACGTCTGATCCGCATCAACACCGACCACCCCGGCGTGCCCGCCGCCGTCGCGTCACGCGCCGCCTCCCTCACCGACGGCGCCGCCGACGTTCTGCGCCGCGTCGCCACCACCGAAAGGACCCCAACATGA
- a CDS encoding SDR family oxidoreductase encodes MTTIRPIAVTGATGVLGGYVASDLAERGVAQRLLVRTPTKAPQLPDSTVHQFSYSDQAAATAALDGVDVLFMVSASESAARLDQHRSFIDAAAAAGEKHIVYTSFAAAAPDATFTLARDHYVTEEYIKASGMDWTFLRDGFYIDFMEALVGDDGVIRGPAGKGRASIVARADVARTAAAVLLDPAPHAGRTYDLTGPEALTLDQVADTISRVRGRTVTFHDESINEAYQSRAGFGAPQWQVDAWVTTYTAIASNIMAPVSGDIETITGTAPMNLETYLRGNPH; translated from the coding sequence ATGACCACCATCCGCCCGATCGCCGTCACCGGCGCCACCGGTGTGCTCGGCGGCTACGTCGCCAGCGATCTCGCCGAACGCGGTGTCGCCCAACGGCTCCTCGTGCGCACCCCCACCAAGGCTCCGCAACTTCCTGACAGCACCGTGCACCAGTTCAGCTACTCCGACCAGGCCGCCGCGACCGCCGCCCTCGACGGGGTCGACGTGCTGTTCATGGTGTCAGCGTCCGAAAGCGCGGCGCGACTCGACCAGCACCGATCCTTCATCGACGCAGCCGCGGCCGCCGGCGAGAAGCACATCGTCTACACGTCGTTCGCGGCCGCCGCGCCGGACGCGACATTCACGCTCGCCCGCGACCACTACGTCACCGAGGAGTACATCAAAGCCTCCGGCATGGACTGGACCTTCCTGCGAGACGGCTTCTACATCGACTTCATGGAAGCGCTCGTCGGCGACGACGGCGTCATCCGCGGGCCCGCCGGAAAGGGCCGCGCATCGATCGTCGCCCGCGCCGACGTCGCCCGCACCGCCGCCGCCGTCCTCCTCGACCCCGCACCACACGCCGGTCGCACCTATGACCTGACCGGGCCCGAAGCACTCACCCTCGACCAGGTCGCCGACACCATCAGCCGTGTTCGCGGCCGCACCGTCACCTTTCATGACGAGAGCATCAACGAGGCCTACCAGTCCCGCGCCGGTTTCGGTGCGCCGCAGTGGCAGGTCGACGCCTGGGTCACCACCTACACCGCGATCGCCAGCAACATCATGGCACCCGTCAGCGGCGACATCGAAACCATCACCGGAACGGCGCCAATGAACCTCGAGACCTACCTGCGCGGCAATCCGCACTGA
- a CDS encoding glycoside hydrolase family 13 protein: protein MTPHHDGSPLHVSTQTPALGETVHVRLRVPEAFGPLAWVGTRSNPNREPRFDEASVVATADGWQWWEAAVEVENPVHGYRWLLVGQDGRQHWLNQLGLSRVETRDHDDFTLVAHEPAPEWAASSVMYQVFPDRFAKSASAPFDRLRAQGELPEWAMPADWSDPVDPAYPGRSKQLFGGDLDGVRERLDHLESLGVDLLYLTPVFPARSNHRYDASTFDVVDPLLGGDEALVRLVEAAHARGIRVIGDLTSNHSGDAHEWFRAAQADQDAPEREFYFFRDEADGGGYESWLGVPSLPKFDWSSAELRRRFIEGPDSVVARFLEPPFELDGWRIDVANMTGRLGEADLNAEVRQTIRRTMRDVNPDTILLAESTNDAASDFQGDAWHGAMTYTPFTRPLWSWLLEPGSRAGGGIGFALQQVPTFTGAEFHAAHTRFAAGFPWHTRLATMNALDTHDTPRFATHARPGAVPVALGLAVTLPGIPVVWAGDEFGLTGDDGEASRTPMPWGSERSPAVAPILDTYRSLLGLRRRHPVLATGGIRWLGAGDDAVAFVRESVDESVLVFAARSAATLTFDAAALSAADAAARLFGNARLEASAGLVTLEAEEAGFAAWSLPGVAAPPWRGEAA, encoded by the coding sequence ATGACGCCGCACCATGACGGGTCGCCGCTGCACGTGTCGACGCAGACGCCGGCGCTCGGTGAGACCGTGCACGTTCGGCTGCGCGTGCCCGAGGCATTCGGGCCGCTGGCGTGGGTCGGTACCCGGTCGAACCCCAACCGGGAGCCGCGGTTCGACGAGGCATCCGTCGTCGCGACGGCCGATGGCTGGCAGTGGTGGGAGGCGGCCGTCGAGGTCGAGAATCCCGTGCACGGGTACCGGTGGCTGCTCGTCGGGCAGGACGGCCGTCAGCACTGGCTGAACCAGCTCGGCCTCTCGCGCGTCGAGACCCGCGATCACGACGACTTCACGCTCGTCGCGCACGAGCCGGCGCCCGAGTGGGCGGCGTCGAGCGTGATGTACCAGGTCTTCCCCGACCGGTTCGCGAAGTCGGCGTCGGCGCCGTTCGACCGCCTCAGGGCGCAGGGAGAACTGCCCGAGTGGGCCATGCCGGCCGACTGGAGCGACCCGGTCGACCCCGCGTACCCCGGCCGTTCGAAGCAGCTGTTCGGCGGCGACCTCGACGGCGTGCGCGAGCGCCTCGACCACCTCGAGTCGCTCGGCGTCGACTTGCTGTACCTGACGCCCGTCTTTCCGGCCCGGTCGAATCATCGCTACGACGCGTCGACCTTCGATGTCGTCGACCCGCTCCTCGGCGGCGACGAGGCGCTCGTGCGGCTCGTCGAGGCGGCCCACGCCCGCGGCATCCGCGTCATCGGCGACCTGACCTCGAACCACTCGGGCGATGCGCACGAGTGGTTCCGAGCGGCGCAGGCAGACCAGGATGCGCCTGAACGCGAGTTCTACTTCTTCCGCGACGAGGCCGACGGCGGAGGCTACGAGTCGTGGCTCGGAGTGCCGAGCCTGCCGAAGTTCGACTGGAGCTCCGCCGAACTCCGCCGACGCTTCATCGAGGGACCGGATTCCGTCGTCGCGCGCTTCCTCGAGCCGCCGTTCGAGCTCGACGGCTGGCGCATCGACGTCGCCAACATGACCGGCCGTCTCGGCGAAGCCGATCTCAACGCCGAGGTGCGCCAGACGATCCGCCGCACGATGCGCGACGTGAACCCCGACACCATCCTGCTGGCGGAGTCGACGAACGACGCCGCGAGCGATTTCCAGGGCGACGCGTGGCACGGCGCGATGACGTACACGCCGTTCACCCGGCCGCTCTGGAGCTGGCTGCTCGAACCGGGTAGCCGCGCCGGCGGCGGAATCGGCTTCGCCCTGCAGCAGGTGCCGACGTTCACGGGCGCCGAGTTCCACGCCGCGCACACGCGATTCGCCGCGGGATTCCCGTGGCACACGCGCCTCGCGACCATGAACGCGCTCGACACGCACGACACTCCGCGTTTCGCCACGCACGCACGACCGGGCGCCGTGCCCGTCGCGCTGGGTCTCGCCGTCACGCTGCCCGGCATCCCCGTCGTGTGGGCCGGTGACGAGTTCGGCCTGACCGGCGACGACGGCGAAGCCTCGCGCACCCCGATGCCATGGGGGAGCGAGCGCTCACCCGCGGTCGCGCCGATACTGGACACGTACCGTTCGCTGCTCGGGCTGCGCCGTCGGCATCCGGTGCTCGCGACGGGCGGCATCCGCTGGCTCGGCGCCGGCGACGACGCGGTCGCGTTCGTGCGCGAGTCGGTCGACGAGTCGGTACTCGTGTTCGCCGCTCGATCGGCCGCGACGCTCACATTCGATGCGGCAGCGCTCAGTGCAGCGGATGCCGCGGCTCGCCTCTTCGGCAACGCGCGGCTCGAGGCATCCGCCGGCCTCGTGACCCTTGAAGCCGAGGAAGCCGGCTTCGCCGCGTGGAGCCTGCCGGGGGTCGCGGCGCCGCCGTGGCGCGGTGAGGCCGCGTGA
- a CDS encoding sugar ABC transporter permease: MAAALDAEAERAAHPRGVPLKRPFNFSRWFRATGWRHVVGIVMVVFAMFPIVFVISSSLNPKGTLTGSNALFSAIGLESYVRILTDPQVPYPQWFANTLIIASVTAVATVFLGALAAYSFSRMRFTGRRFGLITIVVVQMFPQLLAVVAIFLLMSTISDWFPAIGLNTHIGLIMVYLGGALGVNTFLMYGFFNTIPASIDEAARIDGAGHARIFFTIILRLAAPILAVVALLSFIFTVNEFVVASVLLIDTEKQTLAVGLTKLVSNPRYADWSAFSAGAVMAALPVVALFLWLQRYIVGGLTAGAVK; encoded by the coding sequence ATGGCTGCGGCGCTCGACGCCGAGGCTGAGCGGGCGGCACATCCGCGGGGCGTACCGCTCAAGCGCCCGTTCAACTTCAGCCGCTGGTTCCGGGCCACCGGATGGCGCCACGTCGTCGGCATCGTCATGGTCGTGTTCGCGATGTTCCCGATCGTGTTCGTGATCTCGTCGTCGCTGAACCCGAAGGGCACGCTCACCGGCTCGAACGCGCTGTTCTCGGCGATCGGCCTGGAGAGCTACGTGCGGATCCTCACGGACCCGCAGGTGCCGTACCCGCAGTGGTTCGCGAACACCCTCATCATCGCAAGTGTGACCGCCGTCGCCACGGTTTTCCTCGGCGCGCTCGCGGCGTACTCGTTCTCGCGCATGCGGTTCACCGGGCGCCGCTTCGGCCTCATCACGATCGTCGTCGTGCAGATGTTCCCGCAGTTGCTCGCGGTCGTCGCGATCTTCCTGCTGATGTCGACGATCAGCGACTGGTTCCCGGCGATCGGGTTGAACACGCACATCGGCCTGATCATGGTGTACCTCGGCGGCGCGCTCGGCGTGAACACGTTCCTCATGTACGGCTTCTTCAACACGATCCCGGCGTCGATCGACGAGGCGGCGCGGATCGACGGGGCCGGCCACGCCCGCATCTTCTTCACGATCATCCTGCGCCTCGCGGCGCCCATTCTCGCCGTGGTCGCGCTGCTCTCGTTCATCTTCACGGTGAACGAGTTCGTGGTGGCATCCGTGCTGCTCATCGACACCGAGAAGCAGACCCTCGCGGTGGGACTCACGAAGCTCGTGTCGAACCCGCGCTACGCCGACTGGAGCGCCTTCTCGGCGGGCGCCGTGATGGCGGCGCTGCCGGTGGTGGCGCTGTTCCTCTGGCTGCAGAGGTACATCGTCGGCGGACTCACGGCCGGCGCCGTCAAGTAA
- a CDS encoding ABC transporter permease subunit: MSTTIDDEVASGTPEKPTKRQRQAAGIADAASGGVKMLLIKLLALGLVDAISLYALFILVSAGEWLIAAIVAVVTIAVNWIYFSRRRLPSKYLTPGVIFLVVFQVFVLVYTGYIAFTNYGTGHNGSKEQAVSSLMASSLQRVEDSPTYPVTVVDQLGTLGLLVTDPDGDAFVGTNESPLTEVDAEFDGDKAVAVDGWTTLQFADVLARTDEITELAVPFSDDPNDGALRTPDGSSAYQYISTLEYDEAAGTITDVDTGTVYSDIGTGAFTAPDGEELLPGWQITVGFDNFVRAVTDPRLAQPLVYVTLWTFAFAIISVASTFFLGLFLAIVFNDMRMRGRKYYRVVMILPYAIPSFLSALIWAGMMNESFGFINQVIFGGASIPWLTDPWMAKVSVLIVNLWLGFPYMFLICMGALQSIPDDIQEAATVDGARPWAVFRLIKLPLLLVTVAPLLIASFAFNFNNFNVIYMLTDGGPRDSDAPIPVGFTDILITMVYKVAFTGQARDYGLASAYSIIIFIVVAVISIIAFRRTKSLEELN, from the coding sequence ATGAGCACCACCATCGACGACGAGGTCGCGTCGGGAACGCCCGAGAAACCCACGAAGCGACAGCGCCAGGCCGCCGGCATCGCCGACGCGGCATCCGGGGGCGTCAAGATGCTGCTCATCAAGCTGCTCGCGCTCGGTCTCGTCGACGCGATCTCGCTGTACGCGCTGTTCATCCTCGTGAGCGCGGGGGAGTGGCTGATCGCGGCGATCGTCGCGGTCGTCACCATCGCGGTGAACTGGATCTATTTCTCGCGCCGCAGGCTGCCGTCGAAGTACCTCACCCCCGGAGTCATCTTCCTCGTGGTGTTCCAGGTGTTCGTGCTCGTCTACACGGGTTACATCGCTTTCACCAACTACGGCACCGGCCACAACGGCTCGAAGGAGCAGGCCGTCTCGTCGCTCATGGCCTCGTCGCTGCAGCGCGTCGAGGACTCGCCGACCTACCCCGTGACGGTCGTCGACCAGCTCGGCACCCTGGGCCTGCTCGTGACCGATCCCGACGGCGACGCCTTCGTCGGCACGAACGAATCGCCGCTGACCGAGGTCGACGCGGAGTTCGACGGTGACAAGGCGGTCGCCGTCGACGGCTGGACCACGCTGCAGTTCGCCGACGTGCTCGCTCGCACCGACGAGATCACCGAGCTCGCGGTGCCGTTCTCCGACGACCCGAACGACGGTGCGCTGCGCACGCCAGACGGGTCGAGCGCCTACCAGTACATTTCGACGCTCGAGTACGACGAGGCGGCCGGAACGATCACGGATGTCGACACGGGAACCGTGTACTCCGACATCGGCACCGGAGCCTTCACCGCGCCCGACGGCGAGGAGCTGCTGCCCGGCTGGCAGATCACCGTCGGATTCGACAACTTCGTGCGAGCCGTCACCGATCCGCGCCTCGCCCAGCCGCTCGTCTACGTCACGCTCTGGACCTTCGCCTTCGCGATCATCTCGGTCGCATCGACGTTCTTCCTCGGGCTCTTCCTCGCGATCGTCTTCAACGACATGCGCATGCGCGGGCGAAAGTACTACCGGGTCGTGATGATCCTGCCGTACGCGATCCCCTCGTTCCTCTCGGCGCTCATCTGGGCGGGCATGATGAACGAGAGCTTCGGGTTCATCAACCAGGTCATCTTCGGCGGGGCATCCATACCCTGGCTCACCGACCCGTGGATGGCCAAGGTATCGGTGCTGATCGTGAACCTCTGGCTCGGGTTCCCCTACATGTTCCTGATCTGCATGGGCGCGCTGCAGTCGATTCCCGACGACATCCAAGAAGCGGCGACGGTCGACGGCGCGAGACCCTGGGCGGTGTTCCGGCTGATCAAGCTGCCCCTGCTGCTCGTCACGGTGGCGCCCCTGCTCATCGCCTCGTTCGCGTTCAACTTCAACAACTTCAATGTCATCTACATGTTGACCGACGGCGGCCCGCGCGACTCCGACGCTCCGATCCCCGTCGGGTTCACCGACATCCTCATCACGATGGTCTACAAGGTCGCGTTCACCGGTCAGGCGCGTGACTACGGACTCGCGAGCGCCTACTCGATCATCATCTTCATCGTGGTCGCGGTGATCTCGATCATCGCGTTCCGTCGCACCAAGAGCCTCGAGGAGCTGAACTGA
- a CDS encoding sugar ABC transporter substrate-binding protein, which produces MRVNKKSLLAAGAVAVIATLGLASCSAGDSGSEGEASSSGTLTVWVDAERVDAMKGAASAYTDKTGVEVELVGKDVADIKDDFIQQVPTGKGPDITMGAHDWLGELSTNGVVAPIELGDSAADYLPVAIAASTYEGTTYMLPYAVENIAVLRNADLIPEAAANFDDMIAKGQAAGLTQPFVVEQGAEGNPYHLYPFQTAFGAPVFGSNDQGYDPADLQLGNAGGEQFATWLGGQGKNGTGVFNTDIDGEIAKQAFLDGTAAFWLTGPWNVGAAIDAGINVSIDKVPSPTADPAQPFAGVKGFFISSESKNQVAANDFLVNYLGTEDVQLELFEAGNILPALSAAADTASSDPIIEGFAAVGEDAVPMPAIPAMGSVWTYWGIAEADIINGADPVATWQKLAADVQAAIDAG; this is translated from the coding sequence ATGAGGGTGAACAAGAAGAGCCTCCTCGCGGCCGGAGCCGTCGCAGTCATCGCGACACTCGGTCTCGCGAGCTGCTCCGCAGGCGACAGCGGCTCCGAGGGCGAGGCTTCGTCGAGCGGCACGCTCACGGTCTGGGTCGACGCCGAGCGCGTCGACGCGATGAAGGGCGCGGCCTCTGCATACACCGACAAGACCGGCGTCGAGGTCGAACTCGTCGGCAAGGATGTCGCAGACATCAAGGACGACTTCATCCAGCAGGTGCCGACCGGCAAGGGCCCCGACATCACCATGGGTGCGCACGACTGGCTCGGCGAACTCTCGACGAACGGCGTCGTCGCGCCGATCGAGCTGGGCGACTCGGCCGCCGACTACCTGCCGGTCGCGATCGCGGCGTCGACCTACGAAGGCACCACGTACATGCTTCCGTACGCGGTCGAGAACATCGCGGTGCTCCGCAACGCCGACCTCATTCCCGAGGCCGCCGCGAACTTCGACGACATGATCGCCAAGGGGCAGGCCGCCGGTCTCACCCAGCCGTTCGTCGTCGAGCAGGGCGCCGAGGGCAACCCCTACCACCTCTACCCGTTCCAGACGGCGTTCGGCGCCCCCGTCTTCGGCTCGAACGACCAGGGCTACGACCCCGCCGACCTGCAGCTCGGCAACGCGGGCGGCGAGCAGTTCGCCACGTGGCTCGGCGGCCAGGGCAAGAACGGCACCGGGGTCTTCAACACCGACATCGACGGTGAGATCGCCAAGCAGGCCTTCCTCGACGGCACGGCCGCCTTCTGGCTCACCGGGCCGTGGAACGTCGGTGCGGCGATCGACGCCGGCATCAATGTCTCCATCGACAAGGTGCCGAGCCCGACCGCAGACCCGGCCCAGCCGTTCGCCGGCGTCAAGGGCTTCTTCATCTCGAGCGAGTCGAAGAACCAGGTCGCCGCGAACGACTTCCTGGTGAACTACCTCGGCACCGAAGACGTGCAGCTCGAGCTCTTCGAGGCCGGCAACATCCTGCCGGCGCTCTCCGCCGCGGCCGACACCGCGTCGAGCGACCCGATCATCGAGGGCTTCGCCGCCGTCGGTGAAGACGCCGTGCCGATGCCCGCGATCCCCGCCATGGGTTCGGTGTGGACGTACTGGGGCATCGCCGAGGCCGACATCATCAACGGCGCCGACCCGGTCGCCACCTGGCAGAAGCTGGCCGCCGACGTGCAGGCCGCGATCGACGCCGGATAA
- a CDS encoding glycoside hydrolase family 13 protein, giving the protein MTPEWWRTAAIYQIYPRSFADANGDGMGDLAGITSRLGALQELGIDAIWLSPFYTSPQRDAGYDVADYRDVDPLFGTLADFDAMVAESHARGIRVIVDLVPNHSSDAHVWFQAALAAAPGSAERARYLFRDGRGDDGSEAPNNWKSVFGGPAWTRVLEADGTPGQWYLHLFDSSQPDFDWTNEEVRDEFRDILRFWLDRGVDGFRVDVAHGMVKAEGLPDYTPPAEGGSMGGAGGLTTDAAASGAPLEPGISDEHGDSAPYWAQDGVHEIYRDWRLLLDEYPGERVLAAEAWVDPLSRVAKWVRPDEMHQAFNFAYLETPWNAAALRRVIDDSLDAFAAVGAPSTWVLSNHDVVRHATRLSVTEANPQGHGLGPRSKGLPSFEAGLRRARAATALMLALPGSAYIYQGEELGLPEVIDLPDGARQDPTWFRTAGERYGRDGCRVPLPWESSAPSYGFGPTDASWLPQPEQWASLARDVQRGDPASTLSLYRDALALRRARQLGAGAVEWLPGQPESVVAFRNGDIVVIANTGDAPVELPDGEVLLSSEPLDGRVLPADTTAWLAA; this is encoded by the coding sequence ATGACTCCCGAATGGTGGCGCACCGCCGCGATCTACCAGATCTACCCCCGCTCGTTCGCCGACGCGAACGGCGACGGCATGGGCGACCTCGCCGGCATCACCTCCCGCCTCGGCGCGCTGCAGGAGCTCGGCATCGACGCGATCTGGCTCTCCCCCTTCTACACCTCGCCGCAGCGCGACGCAGGCTATGACGTCGCCGACTACCGCGATGTCGACCCGCTCTTCGGCACGCTCGCCGACTTCGACGCGATGGTCGCCGAGTCGCACGCCCGCGGCATCCGCGTCATCGTCGACCTCGTGCCCAACCACTCCTCCGACGCGCACGTGTGGTTCCAGGCTGCGCTCGCCGCCGCGCCCGGCAGCGCCGAGCGCGCGCGCTATCTCTTCCGCGACGGGCGGGGTGACGACGGCTCCGAAGCGCCCAACAACTGGAAGTCCGTCTTCGGCGGCCCGGCGTGGACTCGCGTGCTCGAGGCCGACGGCACCCCCGGCCAGTGGTACCTGCACCTGTTCGACAGTTCGCAGCCCGACTTCGACTGGACGAATGAAGAGGTTCGCGACGAGTTCCGCGACATCCTGCGTTTCTGGCTCGACCGCGGTGTCGACGGGTTCCGCGTCGACGTCGCCCACGGCATGGTCAAGGCCGAAGGGCTGCCCGATTACACGCCTCCGGCCGAGGGCGGCAGCATGGGCGGTGCCGGTGGCCTCACGACGGATGCCGCGGCATCCGGTGCCCCGCTCGAACCCGGCATCAGCGACGAGCACGGCGACAGCGCGCCGTACTGGGCGCAAGACGGCGTGCACGAGATCTATCGCGACTGGCGGCTGCTGCTCGACGAGTACCCGGGTGAGCGCGTGCTCGCCGCAGAGGCGTGGGTCGACCCGCTCTCCCGCGTCGCGAAGTGGGTGCGGCCCGACGAGATGCACCAGGCCTTCAACTTCGCCTACCTCGAGACGCCGTGGAACGCCGCGGCGCTGCGCCGCGTCATCGACGACTCGCTCGACGCGTTCGCCGCTGTCGGCGCGCCCTCGACCTGGGTGCTCTCGAACCACGACGTCGTGCGGCATGCCACCCGGCTCTCGGTCACCGAGGCGAATCCGCAGGGCCACGGGCTCGGCCCCCGCTCGAAGGGCCTGCCGTCGTTCGAGGCCGGCCTGCGCCGCGCCCGCGCCGCGACCGCCCTCATGCTCGCACTGCCCGGCTCGGCCTACATCTACCAGGGCGAGGAGCTCGGCCTGCCCGAGGTCATCGACCTGCCCGACGGTGCCCGCCAGGATCCGACGTGGTTCCGCACCGCCGGCGAGCGCTACGGACGAGACGGATGCCGCGTGCCCCTGCCCTGGGAATCGTCCGCGCCGTCATACGGCTTCGGCCCGACGGATGCCTCGTGGCTGCCGCAGCCCGAGCAGTGGGCATCGCTCGCGCGCGACGTGCAGCGCGGCGACCCCGCCTCGACGCTCTCGCTCTATCGCGACGCCCTCGCGCTGCGGCGTGCGCGTCAGCTCGGCGCCGGTGCCGTCGAGTGGCTGCCGGGTCAGCCCGAGTCGGTCGTCGCGTTCCGCAACGGCGACATCGTGGTGATCGCGAACACCGGTGACGCGCCGGTCGAGCTGCCCGACGGCGAGGTGCTGCTCTCGAGCGAGCCGCTCGACGGGCGCGTGCTTCCCGCCGACACCACGGCCTGGCTCGCGGCGTAG
- a CDS encoding endonuclease domain-containing protein has product MPTPSRAQAHSSSRSIRPAAAVRPAAAIRPAAAIRARAGALPVRELDRLGVSRSARAAAVAAGSIIAVRPGWFAVHDAPTAVLDAVRVGGALTAASVARLHGLWLLGDPQLHVRVAAGASRLRSPADRAVPLAAAHEVCVHYRQRRGGPGDLPARDGLPRALAEMFTREGVVPTMTALDSALNSGELGSTGRAEVRALVPGRFRRFVDAADAGCDSGLETIARLLLVSRRVRHITQAWIPGVGRVDLLIGDRLVVELDGAGFHIDPPEFEEDRRRGLELAMQGYLLVRLTYRMVVDEWERTQGMVLELIARGEHRWGSRAAPHGR; this is encoded by the coding sequence ATGCCGACCCCTTCTCGTGCGCAGGCTCACTCGTCGTCGCGATCGATCCGCCCGGCCGCCGCGGTCCGCCCGGCCGCCGCGATCCGCCCGGCCGCCGCGATCCGGGCGCGTGCGGGCGCGCTGCCGGTCCGAGAGCTCGACCGGCTCGGCGTCTCGAGATCGGCCAGGGCGGCAGCGGTCGCCGCCGGATCGATCATCGCCGTTCGTCCCGGATGGTTCGCCGTTCACGATGCTCCGACTGCCGTGCTCGACGCGGTGCGAGTGGGCGGCGCGCTGACCGCGGCATCCGTGGCCCGGCTGCACGGTCTCTGGTTGCTGGGCGATCCGCAACTGCACGTGCGCGTGGCGGCGGGCGCATCGCGCCTGCGCTCGCCCGCCGACCGCGCCGTCCCACTCGCCGCAGCTCACGAGGTGTGCGTGCACTACCGCCAGCGTCGGGGCGGGCCGGGCGACCTGCCCGCTCGCGACGGATTGCCGCGCGCGCTCGCCGAGATGTTCACGCGCGAGGGAGTGGTGCCGACCATGACCGCGCTCGATTCGGCGCTGAACTCCGGTGAGCTGGGCTCGACCGGGCGAGCGGAGGTGCGCGCGCTCGTGCCCGGCCGATTCCGTCGCTTCGTCGATGCCGCCGACGCCGGATGCGACTCAGGGCTCGAGACCATCGCCCGTCTGCTTCTCGTCTCGCGAAGGGTGCGGCACATCACGCAGGCGTGGATCCCGGGCGTCGGGCGCGTCGACCTGCTCATCGGCGATCGTCTGGTCGTCGAACTGGACGGTGCCGGCTTCCACATCGATCCCCCCGAGTTCGAGGAGGATCGGCGCCGCGGCCTCGAGCTCGCGATGCAGGGCTACCTGCTCGTGCGGCTCACCTACCGCATGGTCGTCGACGAGTGGGAGCGCACACAGGGCATGGTGCTCGAGCTCATCGCGCGCGGCGAGCATCGATGGGGGTCGCGCGCGGCGCCTCACGGGCGGTGA